One segment of Gemmatimonadota bacterium DNA contains the following:
- a CDS encoding GDP-mannose 4,6-dehydratase translates to MRLLVTGADGFVGQHVLTALLARRHEVVGCIGGHVPTLTTLAKEDGDRVDWRTLELTDPTSTREAILGAGAEGRLDGLLHLAAASSVSRSWGDPGTMFAVNVTGALHLLAALRELPDGARPEAVVLVGSGEAYGRSGTEEKPLTEDTPLRPINPYGASKAAQEMIGWAPGRLEGVRIAMTRSFTQTGPGQSATFVAADWASQLLAIRAGARPPVLEVGDVEVVRDFLDVRDAADAYVALLEAPEAAGAFNVCSGRGVTLEALLEGLRRAVGVDVEVRVDPARLRPADIRSLVGDPGRIRVATGWRPRRELQQTLRDLVAFLEQRGAARGAP, encoded by the coding sequence TCTGGTCACGGGAGCCGACGGCTTCGTCGGCCAGCACGTCCTCACGGCGTTGCTCGCGCGCAGGCACGAGGTGGTCGGTTGCATAGGCGGGCACGTTCCCACGCTCACGACTCTCGCGAAGGAGGACGGCGATCGTGTGGACTGGCGGACCCTCGAGCTCACCGACCCCACCTCCACCCGCGAAGCCATCCTCGGGGCCGGGGCGGAGGGCCGCCTCGATGGGCTCCTGCACCTGGCCGCCGCTTCCTCCGTGTCCCGCTCCTGGGGGGATCCCGGGACCATGTTCGCGGTCAACGTGACCGGCGCCCTACACCTCCTCGCTGCTCTGCGTGAGCTCCCGGACGGCGCGCGCCCGGAGGCAGTCGTGCTGGTGGGGTCCGGCGAGGCGTACGGCCGCTCGGGAACCGAGGAGAAGCCCCTGACAGAGGACACCCCGCTCCGCCCTATAAACCCCTACGGCGCCAGCAAGGCCGCCCAGGAGATGATCGGCTGGGCCCCCGGCCGCCTGGAAGGCGTCCGCATCGCCATGACGCGCAGCTTCACTCAGACCGGACCGGGCCAGAGTGCCACCTTCGTCGCCGCCGACTGGGCCTCCCAACTCCTGGCCATCCGCGCCGGCGCACGCCCGCCCGTTCTGGAGGTGGGCGACGTGGAAGTCGTGCGCGACTTCCTCGACGTTCGGGACGCCGCGGACGCGTACGTCGCCCTCCTCGAAGCGCCGGAGGCGGCGGGAGCGTTCAACGTCTGCTCCGGCCGCGGCGTCACCCTCGAAGCCCTGCTGGAGGGACTCCGACGCGCCGTTGGAGTGGACGTGGAAGTTCGGGTCGATCCGGCCAGGCTCCGTCCCGCCGACATCCGCTCGCTGGTAGGCGACCCCGGCCGGATTCGCGTCGCGACCGGCTGGCGCCCGCGGCGAGAGCTGCAGCAGACGCTGCGCGACCTGGTCGCGTTCCTGGAGCAGCGCGGCGCGGCTCGCGGCGCACCGTGA
- a CDS encoding YfhO family protein, with protein sequence MTKKRSRTAPRRTTRSERRADAARGSGADARAGATAGEAPAIGAGLAAAIFGALSLAYFLSALLPGGHLFGSDYFAASYHYMEWLSDEFARGSIPKWLPYVYGGMPWFANAGATWYPPRLLGDLFLPAYKLFAFMYFVQVAAAGTGAFLLFRELRCRPWVSLVSALGFQFTGLMLSFTYAGHDGRMIVASFAPLFFFFLHRGIRTGGLGAFAGASATLGAAMLSNQIQSVYYLLIAGALWSGFALWHMGHLRAPRALARRVALGLAAVALAFALAAVNFLPFLGYVDASPRGGEGRGLEYATSWSMAPAEVLSMAVPEQAGILGDYRGDAPGANPFKLHTEYVGAFALLLLALGMFYSRRDKRWWFFLALALFALSVALGRHTPIYRLYYEFLPGTKRFRAPSISFFLVAFSLAAMAALTLERLAALRGPDARGRSARRGTRGEAGGSGMRVERAPWVALGAVALALAGAAIGPGSSWAAANAGAGWLRFTAFAAAIAGILWLWIGARASTTLVTVLLGVTIVADLWIVDRNFYEMAQPPGVHFRADGVADFLAQEAAGTARVWTLPSLAQLPAYRGQTNYLMRFGVEQVTGEHGNQLQRWNEYLGASPVTYTDQHNVLGELQRFATSGGTAATPLLNAANVGYVVASANVGLPWPVVFQDGSGVVYQNPAALPRAYLVPGARVTGPDGSLEAISAPDWDPRATAILEIESGVSLADGGGSAGVAQILEHQSDRYLLRVDARAPAILVLAETHYPDWRVRVDGDDAELLRVNHALMGVAVEPGEHSVELAFRPDALYRGLWISLAALLLLVAVGAWSAWAARRPRSPRPEAGPDAAAA encoded by the coding sequence ATGACAAAGAAACGTTCCCGGACCGCGCCGCGCAGAACCACCCGATCGGAACGCCGCGCGGACGCGGCGCGCGGATCCGGTGCCGATGCGCGTGCGGGCGCGACCGCCGGCGAAGCGCCGGCGATCGGGGCGGGGCTCGCGGCCGCCATCTTCGGCGCGCTCTCGCTGGCGTACTTTCTGTCCGCGCTGCTGCCCGGGGGGCACCTCTTCGGCAGCGACTACTTCGCGGCGTCCTATCACTACATGGAGTGGCTGTCTGACGAGTTCGCGCGCGGCTCCATTCCCAAGTGGCTGCCCTACGTCTACGGGGGCATGCCGTGGTTCGCCAACGCGGGCGCGACGTGGTACCCGCCCCGGCTGCTGGGCGACCTCTTCTTGCCGGCGTACAAGCTGTTCGCGTTCATGTACTTCGTGCAGGTGGCCGCGGCCGGGACCGGCGCCTTCCTGCTCTTCCGCGAGCTGCGCTGCCGCCCCTGGGTCTCGCTGGTGTCCGCGCTGGGATTCCAGTTCACCGGCCTGATGCTGTCCTTCACCTACGCCGGCCACGACGGGCGCATGATCGTCGCCAGCTTCGCGCCGCTGTTCTTCTTCTTCCTGCACAGGGGGATCAGAACGGGGGGCCTCGGCGCTTTCGCGGGCGCCTCGGCCACCCTCGGCGCGGCGATGCTGTCCAACCAGATCCAGAGCGTCTACTACCTGCTCATCGCGGGGGCGCTGTGGAGCGGCTTCGCGCTCTGGCACATGGGCCACCTGCGCGCGCCGCGGGCGCTCGCCCGGCGGGTCGCCCTGGGACTGGCAGCCGTGGCGCTCGCGTTCGCCCTGGCCGCGGTGAATTTCCTCCCATTCCTGGGCTACGTGGACGCCTCTCCGCGCGGCGGTGAGGGCCGCGGCCTCGAGTACGCCACGTCCTGGTCGATGGCGCCGGCCGAGGTGCTGTCCATGGCGGTACCGGAACAGGCCGGCATACTGGGCGACTACCGCGGCGACGCCCCCGGGGCCAACCCGTTCAAGCTGCACACCGAGTACGTGGGGGCTTTCGCGCTGCTGCTGCTGGCGCTGGGGATGTTCTACAGCCGCCGGGACAAGCGCTGGTGGTTCTTCCTGGCCCTGGCGCTGTTCGCGCTGAGCGTCGCGCTGGGACGACACACGCCCATCTACCGGCTCTACTACGAGTTCCTGCCTGGCACCAAGCGCTTCCGCGCGCCCTCCATTTCCTTCTTCCTGGTCGCGTTCTCCCTGGCCGCGATGGCCGCGCTGACGCTGGAGAGGTTGGCCGCGCTGCGGGGACCCGACGCGCGAGGTCGGTCGGCGCGAAGGGGGACCCGGGGCGAGGCGGGAGGGTCGGGGATGCGAGTGGAGCGAGCGCCCTGGGTCGCGTTGGGCGCCGTCGCTCTGGCGCTCGCGGGCGCCGCCATCGGACCCGGTTCGTCCTGGGCGGCCGCCAACGCCGGGGCGGGGTGGCTGCGCTTCACCGCCTTCGCCGCCGCGATCGCCGGGATCCTGTGGCTCTGGATCGGCGCGCGCGCGAGCACCACGCTGGTCACCGTCCTCCTGGGCGTGACGATCGTGGCCGACCTGTGGATCGTCGACCGCAACTTCTACGAGATGGCGCAGCCCCCCGGCGTCCACTTCCGCGCCGACGGCGTCGCCGACTTCCTGGCGCAGGAGGCCGCCGGCACTGCGCGCGTGTGGACCCTGCCGAGCCTGGCGCAGCTGCCCGCCTACCGCGGCCAGACCAACTACCTGATGCGCTTCGGCGTGGAGCAGGTCACGGGCGAGCACGGCAACCAGCTCCAGCGCTGGAACGAGTACCTCGGCGCGAGCCCGGTGACCTACACGGACCAGCACAACGTCCTGGGCGAACTCCAGCGCTTCGCCACCTCCGGGGGAACCGCGGCCACGCCCCTGCTCAACGCCGCCAACGTGGGCTACGTCGTGGCCAGCGCGAACGTGGGCCTGCCCTGGCCCGTGGTGTTTCAGGACGGTTCCGGCGTGGTCTACCAGAACCCCGCCGCGCTGCCCCGCGCCTACCTCGTCCCGGGCGCGCGCGTGACCGGTCCCGACGGCAGCCTCGAGGCGATCAGCGCGCCGGACTGGGACCCGCGCGCCACGGCTATCCTCGAGATCGAGTCCGGCGTGTCGCTCGCCGACGGAGGCGGGAGCGCGGGCGTCGCGCAGATCCTCGAACATCAGAGCGACCGCTACCTCCTGCGCGTGGACGCGCGGGCACCGGCGATACTGGTGCTGGCCGAAACGCACTACCCGGACTGGAGGGTCCGCGTGGACGGCGACGACGCGGAGCTGCTGCGGGTCAACCACGCCCTGATGGGGGTCGCGGTCGAGCCCGGTGAGCATTCCGTGGAGCTCGCGTTCCGGCCCGACGCGTTGTACCGCGGCCTGTGGATTTCGTTGGCCGCGCTGCTCCTGCTCGTCGCGGTGGGCGCCTGGTCAGCCTGGGCTGCCCGCCGGCCTCGCTCGCCTCGACCCGAGGCGGGGCCAGACGCGGCCGCCGCGTGA
- a CDS encoding glycosyltransferase family 2 protein, whose protein sequence is MDDSTLDILGDVSSDGAVERARPQDDFCVVVPALDEAANVPDLIRELRETFRRHGLRGEVVVVDDGSSDATAELVEEHAAEWPALRLVRHRRNFGKTEALLSAAEATDARWLVLFDADLQHSTEEIPRFLAKLDEGWDIVTGRKVGHYEKGFVSRIYNRLSRALFDVPVSDMNSMKAFRRDILDEIALRRDWHRFFVVLAHARGFSATEIDIELLPRRHGESKYGGKGRILVGLLDLASVSVFLFFARKPMIFFGLGGLALASLGVAVGLVTIALRLLEIATPFGYRPFLYLVVLLETVGFLMFGFGILAELIAEQNAEIDRRRPRRD, encoded by the coding sequence ATGGACGATAGCACCCTAGACATACTGGGCGACGTGAGCTCCGACGGCGCCGTGGAACGAGCGCGGCCCCAGGACGACTTCTGCGTCGTCGTGCCGGCCCTGGATGAGGCGGCCAACGTCCCGGACCTGATCCGCGAGTTGCGGGAGACCTTCCGCCGACACGGACTGCGCGGAGAGGTCGTGGTGGTGGACGACGGCTCGAGCGACGCCACCGCGGAGCTGGTCGAGGAGCACGCGGCGGAGTGGCCCGCGCTCCGTCTGGTGCGGCACCGCCGGAATTTCGGCAAGACGGAAGCGCTTCTGAGCGCCGCCGAAGCGACCGACGCGCGTTGGCTCGTGCTCTTCGACGCCGACCTCCAGCACAGCACGGAGGAGATCCCGCGCTTCCTGGCCAAGCTCGACGAGGGTTGGGACATCGTGACGGGCCGCAAAGTCGGGCACTACGAGAAAGGCTTCGTGTCGCGGATCTACAACCGGCTGAGTCGGGCCCTGTTCGACGTGCCGGTGTCGGACATGAACTCAATGAAGGCCTTTCGGCGCGATATCCTGGACGAGATCGCGCTGCGCCGCGACTGGCACCGGTTCTTCGTCGTCCTCGCCCACGCCCGCGGCTTCAGCGCGACCGAAATCGACATCGAGCTGCTGCCGCGCCGACACGGGGAGTCCAAGTACGGGGGCAAGGGTAGGATCCTGGTCGGGTTGCTGGACCTGGCGTCGGTGTCCGTGTTCCTGTTCTTCGCGCGCAAACCCATGATCTTCTTCGGGCTCGGCGGCCTCGCGCTGGCGAGCCTGGGCGTGGCGGTGGGCCTGGTGACCATCGCGCTGCGGCTACTGGAGATAGCGACGCCGTTCGGCTACCGACCCTTCCTCTACCTCGTCGTCCTGCTAGAGACGGTGGGCTTCCTCATGTTCGGCTTCGGCATCCTCGCCGAACTGATCGCCGAGCAGAACGCCGAGATCGACCGGCGCAGGCCCCGGCGCGATTAG
- the rpoN gene encoding RNA polymerase factor sigma-54, which produces MKTGLYQSATLRQEMKINPRLYQAMDLLYMPLLDLQQHIKQEMLNNPFLELEEPLTSDDELIEEQNEKEKDKEEKSEDEIDWEEILLDGFDAGGRKAEYEAKEYYEPVRVDTRDLADHLRDQLMLLPLDGREQLLGEEIIGNIDESGYLSCSLEEVVEPLNRWIEESGEGLAEDLGEEIPPFTLEEAETMLATIQAFDPPGIGARDLRECILLQLRDEGREDTLAYNIVREHYDQLINHRWSEISKELSITAKEVQDASDAVAKLDPKPGLRYAAPGDNYITPDLVVEKIEGRYHVFLNDTGLPRLRLSRAYRDIARDKKQFQGENKEFISNKLNSANWMIQAIEQRRQTMLKVMNFIVDRQHEFFEKGVQYLKPLTLREVAEVISMHESTVSRVTNEKFVQTPRGVLPLKFFFSSGLSTDSGDDVSARGIKAKIRSLVDDEDTKKPLTDQAIVNILKEEGVQIARRTVAKYRDQLGILSARMRKRV; this is translated from the coding sequence ATGAAGACGGGACTCTACCAGAGCGCCACTCTTCGGCAGGAGATGAAGATCAACCCTCGCCTCTACCAGGCGATGGATCTTCTGTACATGCCGCTCCTGGACCTGCAGCAGCACATCAAGCAGGAGATGCTGAACAACCCCTTCCTGGAGCTGGAGGAGCCGCTCACGTCCGACGACGAGCTCATCGAGGAGCAGAACGAGAAGGAGAAGGACAAGGAAGAGAAGAGCGAGGACGAGATCGACTGGGAGGAGATCCTCCTGGACGGATTCGACGCCGGCGGCCGCAAGGCCGAGTACGAGGCCAAGGAGTACTACGAGCCCGTGCGCGTCGATACCCGCGACCTAGCCGATCACCTGCGCGATCAACTCATGCTGCTGCCGCTCGACGGTCGGGAGCAGCTCCTGGGCGAGGAGATCATCGGCAACATCGATGAATCGGGCTACCTGAGCTGTTCGCTCGAGGAGGTGGTGGAGCCGCTGAACCGCTGGATCGAGGAGAGCGGGGAGGGCCTGGCGGAGGACCTGGGCGAGGAAATCCCGCCCTTCACGCTCGAGGAAGCGGAGACGATGCTCGCCACCATTCAGGCGTTCGATCCTCCCGGGATCGGCGCGCGCGATCTGCGCGAGTGCATCCTGCTACAGCTCCGAGACGAGGGCAGGGAAGACACCCTCGCATACAACATCGTGCGCGAGCACTACGACCAACTCATCAACCACCGCTGGTCGGAGATCTCCAAGGAGTTGTCCATCACGGCCAAGGAGGTGCAGGACGCCTCCGACGCCGTGGCGAAGCTGGACCCCAAGCCCGGCCTCCGGTACGCGGCACCCGGCGACAACTACATCACGCCCGATCTGGTGGTGGAGAAGATCGAGGGACGCTACCACGTGTTCCTGAACGACACCGGGCTGCCGCGCCTGCGCCTGTCCAGAGCCTACCGCGACATCGCCCGCGACAAGAAGCAGTTCCAGGGCGAGAACAAGGAGTTCATCTCCAACAAGCTCAACAGCGCCAACTGGATGATCCAGGCGATCGAGCAGCGGCGCCAGACGATGCTGAAGGTGATGAACTTCATAGTGGACAGGCAGCACGAGTTCTTCGAGAAGGGCGTGCAGTACCTGAAGCCGCTCACGCTGCGCGAGGTAGCCGAAGTCATCAGCATGCACGAATCGACCGTCTCGCGCGTGACCAACGAGAAGTTCGTGCAGACACCGCGCGGGGTGCTGCCGCTGAAGTTCTTCTTCTCCAGTGGTCTTTCCACCGATTCCGGTGACGACGTCAGCGCCCGCGGGATCAAGGCCAAGATCCGCTCGCTGGTCGACGATGAGGATACCAAGAAGCCCCTCACCGACCAGGCCATCGTGAACATCCTCAAGGAGGAGGGCGTTCAGATCGCGCGGCGCACCGTCGCGAAGTACAGAGACCAACTGGGAATACTCTCCGCCAGGATGCGTAAGCGCGTCTGA
- the lptB gene encoding LPS export ABC transporter ATP-binding protein: MAYAARTTARSGPAGPEAEGKSTLRAESLTKIYRKRKVVHDVSLDVSQGEIVGLLGPNGAGKTTTFYMMVGLIRPNRGKVFLDDTKLNRMAMYRRARLGIGYLAQEPSVFRRLTVEENILAILETQRMDGEGRWRRTRRGDRQRSARLESLLDELALKHLRKAKAYSLSGGERRRLEITRALVSRPKFMLLDEPFAGVDPIAVHDIQQIVADLRHRNIGVVITDHNVEQTLDIVDRAYIMYDGRVRESGTVAELVWNDEVAEIYFGPTLTARMRERYREPRRRASVPVGDAHDAGVGPSYGAGAPETGRA; this comes from the coding sequence CTGGCGTACGCGGCTCGGACGACCGCGCGCTCGGGGCCAGCGGGGCCCGAGGCGGAAGGGAAATCGACACTCCGGGCCGAGTCGCTCACCAAGATCTACCGCAAACGGAAGGTCGTCCACGACGTCTCGCTGGACGTTTCGCAGGGCGAGATCGTCGGCCTGCTGGGCCCCAACGGGGCGGGGAAGACGACCACTTTCTACATGATGGTCGGCCTCATTCGGCCCAACCGCGGCAAGGTCTTCCTGGACGACACGAAGCTGAACCGGATGGCCATGTATCGGCGCGCCAGGCTGGGCATCGGCTACCTGGCGCAGGAGCCCTCCGTCTTCCGGCGCCTCACCGTGGAGGAGAACATCCTCGCGATCCTGGAGACCCAGCGCATGGACGGCGAGGGCCGTTGGCGTCGCACCCGCCGAGGCGATCGACAGCGCTCGGCGCGGCTGGAGTCGCTGCTGGATGAGCTGGCCCTGAAACACCTCCGCAAGGCAAAGGCCTATTCGCTGTCCGGCGGAGAGCGACGCAGGCTCGAGATCACGCGGGCGCTCGTGAGCCGGCCGAAGTTCATGCTCCTGGATGAGCCCTTCGCCGGCGTGGATCCCATAGCCGTGCACGACATCCAGCAGATCGTCGCCGATCTGCGCCACCGCAACATCGGCGTGGTCATTACCGATCACAACGTGGAGCAGACGCTCGACATCGTGGACCGCGCCTACATCATGTACGATGGACGGGTACGCGAGAGCGGCACGGTGGCCGAACTCGTGTGGAACGACGAAGTCGCCGAAATCTATTTCGGTCCGACGCTGACCGCGCGCATGCGGGAGCGCTACCGGGAGCCGCGCAGACGCGCCTCCGTGCCGGTGGGCGATGCGCACGACGCCGGCGTCGGTCCGAGCTACGGAGCAGGGGCTCCTGAAACGGGACGGGCATGA
- the lptC gene encoding LPS export ABC transporter periplasmic protein LptC, protein MTGAVRAAVVLLAACAACDGLGPEPTGGDIPGMVASQVMYALHHEVTVDGVREAVIDSDSAHFFDDSTAVHLFGVDLKVYSPDGRERAHVTSQTGTLDTRTQAMIARGGALVVTQGGSRTIRTEELHYDPGADRVWSDVDFVMVEPGRTTRGSGFSADAEFQNVRVNDSSAEGIQIDF, encoded by the coding sequence GTGACCGGGGCGGTGCGCGCCGCGGTGGTGCTGTTGGCCGCGTGCGCGGCGTGCGACGGCTTGGGCCCGGAGCCCACCGGCGGGGACATCCCGGGCATGGTGGCGAGTCAGGTCATGTACGCCCTCCACCACGAGGTCACCGTCGACGGCGTGCGCGAAGCGGTCATCGACTCCGACAGCGCACATTTCTTCGACGATTCCACGGCGGTGCACCTGTTCGGAGTGGACCTGAAGGTGTACTCGCCCGACGGTCGGGAGCGCGCGCACGTGACGTCCCAGACGGGGACCCTGGACACGCGTACGCAGGCCATGATCGCGCGCGGTGGAGCCTTGGTCGTCACGCAGGGGGGATCGCGCACGATTCGCACCGAGGAGTTGCACTACGACCCGGGCGCGGACAGGGTCTGGTCGGACGTCGACTTCGTGATGGTGGAGCCCGGCCGGACCACTCGGGGCAGCGGCTTCAGCGCGGACGCGGAGTTCCAGAACGTGCGCGTCAACGACTCCTCCGCGGAGGGAATCCAGATCGACTTCTGA
- a CDS encoding KpsF/GutQ family sugar-phosphate isomerase: MPGDATVAATGKARIAEGVRGSAAVDSGRAVIEAEARALEALGGRIGASFEDAVRRIAAARGRVIVSGIGKSGAIGRKIASTLTSTGTPAFFLHPVESLHGDLGIVGPDDVALILSKSGESVELMEFIAHLVRFGVPVVALTGGARSSLARASAIVLDCAVEEEACPMDLAPTTSTTVTLALGDALAVALLSEKGFGRDDFARIHPGGALGRKLRTRVRDVMETEELPTMPAGGSMADCVVLLARRRGTVAVLDADGLLAGVVTAGDLTRLMDRSADPLATPVAEVMTRTPRVCRADDLGAAAVHEMETRGIMAMPVVDDARRLVGLVHLHDLLRAGAA, translated from the coding sequence GTGCCGGGTGACGCGACCGTAGCGGCCACGGGCAAGGCGCGCATCGCGGAGGGGGTGCGGGGCTCGGCCGCGGTGGACTCGGGTCGCGCGGTGATCGAGGCGGAAGCGCGGGCGCTGGAGGCGCTGGGTGGCCGGATCGGCGCCTCCTTCGAGGACGCGGTGCGGCGCATCGCCGCTGCGCGCGGCCGCGTCATCGTCTCCGGCATCGGCAAGAGCGGCGCGATCGGCCGCAAGATCGCCTCGACGCTCACCTCCACCGGCACGCCCGCGTTCTTCCTCCACCCGGTGGAGAGCCTGCACGGCGACCTCGGCATCGTGGGCCCCGACGACGTGGCGTTGATCCTGTCCAAGAGCGGCGAATCCGTCGAGCTCATGGAGTTCATCGCGCACCTGGTCCGCTTCGGCGTGCCGGTGGTGGCGCTGACCGGGGGGGCGCGTTCCTCGCTGGCGCGCGCGTCGGCGATCGTTCTCGACTGCGCGGTGGAGGAGGAGGCGTGCCCGATGGACCTCGCGCCGACCACCTCCACCACGGTCACGCTGGCGCTGGGCGACGCGCTCGCCGTCGCGCTGCTGAGCGAAAAGGGCTTCGGCCGCGACGACTTCGCCCGCATCCACCCCGGCGGCGCGCTGGGGCGCAAGCTGCGCACGCGCGTGCGCGACGTGATGGAGACGGAGGAGCTGCCCACGATGCCGGCGGGCGGCAGCATGGCCGACTGCGTGGTGCTCCTCGCGAGGCGGCGCGGCACCGTGGCGGTGCTGGACGCCGATGGCCTGCTGGCGGGGGTCGTCACCGCGGGCGACCTGACGCGGCTCATGGATCGGTCCGCGGACCCCCTGGCCACGCCCGTGGCGGAGGTCATGACGCGCACCCCAAGGGTGTGCCGGGCCGACGACCTGGGCGCGGCCGCGGTGCACGAGATGGAGACCCGCGGGATCATGGCGATGCCGGTCGTCGACGACGCCAGGAGGCTCGTCGGCCTGGTCCACCTGCATGACCTCCTACGCGCCGGGGCCGCGTGA
- a CDS encoding HAD hydrolase family protein, with translation MSERTAAPDVSPPSDGVPAERAARVRLVLLDVDGVLTDNGIYLGDTWGGAAERPDGAASKPLELKRFDIQDGLGVKLLVAAGLGVELLSGRESPATDMRARELGVRANQVSGGFKLEVAERILAEHGVDWEDAAVVGDDLADLPLLRRAGLAVAVANAVAEVRDVAHWTTRLGGGRGAVREFAEALLDARGQRERVIEAYERSRTPGDAGEMSRAG, from the coding sequence GTGTCTGAGCGGACCGCCGCACCCGACGTCTCCCCGCCGTCGGACGGCGTTCCGGCCGAGCGCGCGGCGCGGGTGCGCCTGGTGCTCCTGGACGTGGACGGCGTGCTCACCGACAACGGCATCTACCTGGGTGATACGTGGGGCGGGGCGGCGGAGCGGCCGGACGGCGCCGCCTCGAAGCCCCTGGAGCTCAAGCGCTTCGACATCCAGGACGGCCTGGGCGTGAAGTTGCTGGTGGCCGCGGGGCTGGGCGTGGAGCTGCTGAGTGGGCGCGAGTCGCCCGCGACGGACATGCGCGCGCGCGAACTCGGCGTACGCGCCAACCAGGTCTCGGGGGGATTCAAGCTGGAGGTCGCCGAGCGGATCCTGGCCGAGCACGGCGTCGACTGGGAGGACGCAGCGGTGGTGGGCGACGACCTCGCCGATCTGCCTCTATTGCGCCGCGCCGGCCTGGCGGTGGCAGTCGCCAACGCCGTTGCCGAAGTGCGCGACGTAGCGCACTGGACCACCCGCCTGGGCGGCGGGCGCGGCGCGGTCAGGGAGTTTGCCGAGGCGCTGCTGGACGCGCGCGGCCAGCGCGAGCGGGTGATCGAAGCCTACGAGCGCTCGCGGACTCCCGGTGACGCCGGGGAGATGTCCCGTGCCGGGTGA
- the kdsA gene encoding 3-deoxy-8-phosphooctulonate synthase — protein MRGLFAADAPFFLIAGPCLLEDDGLNLRIADALAEASVALDVPVIFKASFDKANRSLSDAERGPGLEVGLERLATVARRSELPVLTDIHEPAQAAPAAAVCAALQIPAFLSRQTDLIEAAGATGRPVNIKKGQWMAPADVTGAVAKARTAGAAGVAVTERGTFFGYGDLVVDMRSFARLREATGAPVIFDGTHSVQRPGRAAGASGGDPEHTPALVRAAAAAGIDGLFLEVHPDPAGAPSDRATMLPLDRLEPLLREVLAVRGALEALARPVTVEAAGV, from the coding sequence GTGCGGGGTCTGTTCGCGGCCGACGCCCCGTTCTTCCTGATCGCGGGCCCGTGCCTGCTGGAGGACGACGGCCTCAACCTGCGCATAGCCGACGCGCTCGCGGAGGCGTCGGTGGCCCTGGATGTGCCGGTCATCTTCAAGGCCTCATTCGACAAGGCCAATAGGAGCTTGTCCGACGCCGAGCGCGGGCCCGGGTTGGAGGTGGGCCTCGAGCGCCTCGCGACCGTCGCGCGGCGGAGCGAGCTGCCGGTCCTGACGGATATCCACGAGCCCGCCCAGGCGGCCCCGGCGGCCGCCGTGTGCGCGGCGCTGCAAATCCCGGCGTTCCTGTCCCGGCAGACAGACCTGATCGAGGCCGCGGGCGCCACGGGGCGGCCCGTCAACATCAAGAAGGGGCAGTGGATGGCGCCGGCGGACGTGACCGGCGCGGTGGCCAAGGCCCGGACCGCCGGTGCCGCAGGCGTGGCGGTCACGGAGCGGGGCACGTTCTTCGGGTACGGCGACCTGGTGGTGGACATGCGTTCGTTCGCGCGGCTGCGGGAGGCGACCGGCGCACCCGTGATCTTCGACGGCACGCATTCCGTGCAGCGGCCGGGCCGCGCCGCGGGGGCGAGCGGCGGAGATCCGGAGCACACCCCGGCGCTCGTCAGGGCCGCTGCGGCGGCGGGCATCGACGGGCTGTTCCTGGAGGTGCACCCGGACCCCGCCGGCGCCCCGTCGGACCGCGCGACGATGCTCCCGCTGGACCGGCTGGAGCCATTGCTGCGGGAAGTGCTGGCCGTCCGCGGGGCGCTCGAAGCGCTCGCTCGGCCCGTGACCGTGGAAGCCGCCGGTGTCTGA